A single window of Rana temporaria chromosome 1, aRanTem1.1, whole genome shotgun sequence DNA harbors:
- the LOC120940057 gene encoding olfactory receptor 11L1-like yields MLNQSSEDDFTVVGLLNVTDTNIPLFIVFLLIFLVTLSGNLILITVVIMDQSLQTPMYFFLSNLSFLEIWYTTTIVPKLLVNLLLKSNTISFAGCMTQLFFFVSFGATECYLLLAMAYDRYMAICKPLYYSRLMDTRTCLQLVAGSWVTGMMTGLIPSLLISKLDFCDSHQINHFFCDIPPLLEISCSDIYLTEISIFILSLIVLFGSLMLTLVSYLSIVISILKIKSNSARNKSFSTCGAHLTVVLLYYGTMIFMYVRPHSNYSSHMKKFVSVFYTVITPGLNPIIYSLRNKEVRGSLKKIVRRMLPQLQDITKKNLSVHRNISCIF; encoded by the coding sequence ATGCTCAACCAGAGCAGTGAAGATGATTTTACAGTTGTGGGACTGTTAAATGTTACAGACACTAACATCCCTCTGTTCATTGTATTCCTTCTTATTTTTCTAGTAACCCTCAGTGGAAATCTTATCCTTATAACTGTTGTGATCATGGATCAGTCTCTGCAGACTCCAATGTATTTCTTCCTGAGCAATCTCTCTTTTTTGGAGATATGGTACACAACTACAATTGTGCCCAAACTTTTAGTCAACCTACTGCTAAAAAGCAATACCATCTCCTTTGCTGGATGCATGACTCAACTGTTCTTCTTTGTCTCATTTGGAGCCACTGAGTGTTACTTGCTCCTAGCAATGGCTTATGATCGATACATGGCCATTTGTAAACCTCTTTACTATTCAAGACTGATGGACACCAGAACATGTCTCCAGCTAGTTGCAGGCTCATGGGTAACTGGAATGATGACAGGTCTAATTCCTTCTCTGCTTATTTCTAAGTTAGATTTCTGTGACTCTCACCAGATAAATCACTTTTTTTGTGACATCCCACCTCTCCTGGAGATTTCATGTAGTGATATCTACCTTACAGAAATCTCCATATTTATTCTGTCTCTCATTGTGCTGTTTGGCTCTTTGATGTTGACTTTGGTGTCCTATCTATCCATTGTGATCTCTATACTTAAAATAAAATCTAACAGTGCGCGGAATAAGAGTTTTTCCACTTGTGGAGCTCACCTGACTGTAGTATTGCTCTATTATGGAACAATGATATTTATGTATGTCCGGCCCCACTCCAACTACTCTTCTCATATGAAGAAATTTGTCTCAGTTTTTTACACTGTTATAACTCCTGGTCTAAATCCTATCATCTATAGTCTAAGAAACAAAGAAGTTAGAGGATCACTTAAAAAGATTGTACGAAGAATGCTACCACAATTACaagacattacaaaaaaaaatctttcagtcCACAGAAATATAAGCTGCATTTTCTGA